The Dysidea avara chromosome 13, odDysAvar1.4, whole genome shotgun sequence genome includes a region encoding these proteins:
- the LOC136242211 gene encoding adipocyte plasma membrane-associated protein-like isoform X1, whose translation MRQRSQKEKTDTSKVTDSKQPQHAQQPVGRSCCRVMILVVLIMVGVSGVVVYFLPSLIGPVGHGPDGGPRFTGVYAINNELQKARKLFEGQIAGPESFELGKDGHLYTGLIDGRVVKIDLEKETYTIVTRMGDPPYDKCGQIDMLSVCGRPLGLHWDNSDNLIVADAYKGLVSINTKTGKKNVLCGPKISTDVTCTFFNYPVVISNGSVFFSCLSVNFAEHDLLGESFPFMDYIFGKHNDTGMLLHYNPITGQTSVVKQLNTPNGVAKSSDEEFLLVSELSKSRVARFYLKGPKEGQWDMFISGLPGIVDNITPSRKYGGFWFAVPFVRPSALLDFSSQQSWIQFIAAKLQLANVFNHPEFLHNMILLVDEEGRVVRSLHDPTAKVVFRVSEVLEVNDELMIGSIFGPSMARMKLN comes from the exons ATGAGACAAAGAAGTCAAAAAGAGAAGACTGATACCAGTAAAGTAACTG ATTCAAAGCAACCTCAACATGCGCAACAACCAGTTGGTCGGTCATGTTGTCGTGTCATGATACTTGTGGTACTGATCATGGTGGGAGTATCTGGAGTTGTTGTGTACTTTCTACCTTCACTGATTGGTCCTGTTGGTCATGG ACCTGATGGTGGTCCACGGTTCACTGGAGTATATGCCATCAACAATGAGCTACAGAAAGCTAGAAAACTCTTTGAAGGACAGATAGCTGGACCAGAATCATTTGAACTAGGAAAAGATG GTCATTTGTATACTGGTCTGATTGATGGACGTGTGGTGAAGATTGACCTTGAGAAAGAGACCTATACTATAGTGACCAGGATGGGTGATCCTCCATATGACAAGTGTG GACAGATAGATATGCTTTCTGTTTGTGGAAGACCACTAGGATTGCACTGGGACAACAGTGACAACTTAATTGTGGCAGATGCTTACAAAGGTCTTGTTAGTATCAACACCAAAACTGGTAAAAAGAACGTTCTGTGTGGTCCAAAAATATCTACCGATGTTACTTGTACATTTTTCAACTACCCCGTGGTAATATCCAATGGTAGTGTATTCTTCTCATGTCTGAGTGTAAACTTTGCTGAGCATGACTTACTTGGTGAATCTTTTCCATTCATGGATTATATTTTTGGCAAACACAATGATACTGGTATGTTACTACACTACAATCCTATTACTGGCCAGACCAGTGTAGTAAAGCAGCTCAATACACCAAACGGTGTTGCCAAAAGTTCTGATGAAGAGTTTTTGTTAGTTTCTGAATTGTCAAAAAGCAGGGTGGCTAG ATTTTACTTGAAGGGACCCAAGGAAGGACAATGGGACATGTTTATTTCTGGTCTGCCTGGAATAGTTGACAACATCACTCCTTCAAGAAAGTATGGTGGGTTCTGGTTTGCAGTTCCGTTTGTAAGACCTAGTGCCTTATTGGACTTCTCATCACAACAGTCGTGGATCCAATTTATAGCGGCAAAG CTTCAACTAGCCAATGTTTTCAACCATCCTGAGTTTTTGCACAATATGATACTGTTAGTTGATGAGGAGGGGAGGGTGGTTAGGAGCTTACACGATCCAACAGCAAAAGTGGTGTTCAGAGTTTCAGAAGTATTAGAGGTGAATGATGAGCTTATGATAGGTTCAATTTTTGGACCATCCATGGCTAGGATGAAGTTGAActaa
- the LOC136242211 gene encoding adipocyte plasma membrane-associated protein-like isoform X2, protein MILVVLIMVGVSGVVVYFLPSLIGPVGHGPDGGPRFTGVYAINNELQKARKLFEGQIAGPESFELGKDGHLYTGLIDGRVVKIDLEKETYTIVTRMGDPPYDKCGQIDMLSVCGRPLGLHWDNSDNLIVADAYKGLVSINTKTGKKNVLCGPKISTDVTCTFFNYPVVISNGSVFFSCLSVNFAEHDLLGESFPFMDYIFGKHNDTGMLLHYNPITGQTSVVKQLNTPNGVAKSSDEEFLLVSELSKSRVARFYLKGPKEGQWDMFISGLPGIVDNITPSRKYGGFWFAVPFVRPSALLDFSSQQSWIQFIAAKLQLANVFNHPEFLHNMILLVDEEGRVVRSLHDPTAKVVFRVSEVLEVNDELMIGSIFGPSMARMKLN, encoded by the exons ATGATACTTGTGGTACTGATCATGGTGGGAGTATCTGGAGTTGTTGTGTACTTTCTACCTTCACTGATTGGTCCTGTTGGTCATGG ACCTGATGGTGGTCCACGGTTCACTGGAGTATATGCCATCAACAATGAGCTACAGAAAGCTAGAAAACTCTTTGAAGGACAGATAGCTGGACCAGAATCATTTGAACTAGGAAAAGATG GTCATTTGTATACTGGTCTGATTGATGGACGTGTGGTGAAGATTGACCTTGAGAAAGAGACCTATACTATAGTGACCAGGATGGGTGATCCTCCATATGACAAGTGTG GACAGATAGATATGCTTTCTGTTTGTGGAAGACCACTAGGATTGCACTGGGACAACAGTGACAACTTAATTGTGGCAGATGCTTACAAAGGTCTTGTTAGTATCAACACCAAAACTGGTAAAAAGAACGTTCTGTGTGGTCCAAAAATATCTACCGATGTTACTTGTACATTTTTCAACTACCCCGTGGTAATATCCAATGGTAGTGTATTCTTCTCATGTCTGAGTGTAAACTTTGCTGAGCATGACTTACTTGGTGAATCTTTTCCATTCATGGATTATATTTTTGGCAAACACAATGATACTGGTATGTTACTACACTACAATCCTATTACTGGCCAGACCAGTGTAGTAAAGCAGCTCAATACACCAAACGGTGTTGCCAAAAGTTCTGATGAAGAGTTTTTGTTAGTTTCTGAATTGTCAAAAAGCAGGGTGGCTAG ATTTTACTTGAAGGGACCCAAGGAAGGACAATGGGACATGTTTATTTCTGGTCTGCCTGGAATAGTTGACAACATCACTCCTTCAAGAAAGTATGGTGGGTTCTGGTTTGCAGTTCCGTTTGTAAGACCTAGTGCCTTATTGGACTTCTCATCACAACAGTCGTGGATCCAATTTATAGCGGCAAAG CTTCAACTAGCCAATGTTTTCAACCATCCTGAGTTTTTGCACAATATGATACTGTTAGTTGATGAGGAGGGGAGGGTGGTTAGGAGCTTACACGATCCAACAGCAAAAGTGGTGTTCAGAGTTTCAGAAGTATTAGAGGTGAATGATGAGCTTATGATAGGTTCAATTTTTGGACCATCCATGGCTAGGATGAAGTTGAActaa
- the LOC136243006 gene encoding adipocyte plasma membrane-associated protein-like, whose translation MAEARKKEGTDGGASSGKKSRGGSCCRFMLFGLSTIVGLSAVAVYYLPSPIDPVPYVFNESGEGPPPLTGVYAVHNELQRAKKMFEGDFVGPESFASDKDGYIYTGLIDGRIVKIDPRADSYTLLTRMGEPPYTDCGKEEMFQVCGRPLGMEIDSKGDLIVVDSYKGLFRINTKTGEKARMFQPKESGELACPLLNNLAVLNNGSIFMTCSSSRFTLHNHIFATVEGRPNGKVFHYNPIAGCTTVIRQDMYWVNGIAKSSGEDFLIISELVRARILRYYLKGPKVGQWDIFIDNLPALVDNITPTRQTPGFWAAGVVTRAETLFDFTADKPWIRLLFTKLGLLKALDHLSPKRTLVMMINEEGSVVKTLHDDTGKTVTRISEAYEFEGELFLGSYITPFLARVEI comes from the exons ATGGCGGAAGCGAGGAAAAAGGAAGGTACTGACGGTGGTGCGTCATCAG GGAAAAAATCGCGTGGTGGATCGTGTTGTAGATTCATGCTATTCGGACTGTCCACCATCGTGGGACTGAGTGCAGTTGCCGTTTATTATTTGCCATCGCCAATTGATCCAGTTCCATACGT GTTTAATGAGTCTGGTGAAGGCCCACCACCCCTTACTGGAGTGTATGCTGTACACAATGAGTTACAGAGAGCAAAGAAAATGTTTGAAGGAGATTTTGTAGGACCAGAATCATTTGCATCTGACAAAGATG GTTATATATACACTGGGTTGATTGATGGTCGTATAGTGAAGATCGACCCCCGAGCAGACAGTTATACTTTACTAACTAGGATGGGTGAACCACCATACACAGACTGTG gaaaagaagaaatgttTCAAGTATGTGGAAGGCCTCTCGGAATGGAGATTGATAGCAAGGGAGACCTAATTGTAGTAGACAGCTACAAAGGATTGTTTCGTATCAACACTAAAACTGGTGAAAAGGCACGCATGTTTCAGCCCAAAGAATCTGGTGAACTTGCCTGTCCACTTCTCAATAACTTGGCTGTACTCAATAATGGAAGCATCTTCATGACATGTTCAAGTAGCAGGTTTACCCTTCACAATCACATATTTGCCACAGTTGAGGGAAGGCCCAATGGAAAGGTGTTTCACTACAATCCAATTGCCGGATGCACCACTGTTATCAGACAAGACATGTATTGGGTTAATGGGATTGCCAAGAGCTCTGGAGAAGACTTTTTGATAATTTCCGAATTAGTCAGGGCAAGGATTCTGAG GTATTATTTAAAGGGACCCAAGGTAGGACAGTGGGACATATTTATTGACAATCTTCCTGCCTTGGTGGACAATATTACACCAACCAGACAAACTCCAGGCTTTTGGGCTGCTGGTGTTGTTACACGAGCTGAAACATTGTTTGATTTTACTGCTGACAAGCCTTGGATACGGCTTCTTTTTACTAAG CTGGGACTTCTCAAGGCACTGGACCATCTTTCACCTAAACGGACACTAGTAATGATGATCAATGAAGAAGGTTCAGTGGTCAAAACTCTCCATGATGACACAGGAAAAACAGTAACTAGAATTTCTGAGGCATATGAGTTTGAAGGGGAGCTATTCTTGGGTTCATATATTACTCCGTTTTTGGCTAGAGTGGAAATATGA
- the LOC136243005 gene encoding uncharacterized protein produces MQMASFDNSVLGSFPILRESLIEDIQLGKQIGKGANGRIVEARWEGSIVAVKEIHSIFNEASEQEFESLKKCFLRECEQSISLRHANIVRFLGIFVPTGARVPSLVMERLYCSLNELLEDHSVIPMEIKLNLLHGTGLGLRYLHSRNPPIIHRDLSSKNILITKSMEAKIADLGTIRFADQSMLMSLAPGTVDFMPPEALTMTPDREYGTGLDIFSFGCVMLHLFSHRWPRAMPQPSNRMLTEIERRSEYLKTVPETVSDIIVPIIISCLENIPNDRPIVEEICDQLETLVVNRKYTLPESMLHAYLMLQETKQEVKEQAIKLISKDIEIQMKDATMEKLMCEMSQLKIAPSRSQTSKSSTRLWSSLELKWSQCASLPLKCWATSVAELDGKVYASIEGPSCGYVDPIMFDSNLNKWFILPSLPCSRYSFAVVPNKKHVLAIGGRTISNGLLELSCKVFLWDEKYGKWLTPYPDMPTARFDCSSIGYQSSVIVAGGISCLEPWTISRVVEVLQVNDSFLPDSQWSVVEPLPHIVHEAVPLIFGEKVYFAVGYDEHRGSTCTIVAAHLPALLHEPAAFQAWEKIPDLPYSCPSITYHENHLLTFGGDCLIEQPEEDKPVWEYVSLINIYNPELKSWCCVGEIPHGYYLGKSVHIGGNKILFIGGLVGKLSVCDESLLTVCSVLTITPKDTI; encoded by the exons ATGCAAATGGCTTCGTTTGATAATAGTGTTCTTGGGTCGTTTCCAATTTTGAGGGAATCTTTGATAGAAGACATACAGCTTGGAAAACAGATTGGGAAAGGCGCCAACGGAAGAATTGTGGAAGCACGGTGGGAGGGATCCATTGTTGCAGTCAAAGAAATCCACTCCATTTTCAATGAAGCCAGCGAACAAGAATTTGAATCACTGAAAAAATGTTTTCTGAGAGAATGTGAACAAAGTATCAGCCTGCGCCACGCCAACATCGTTCGTTTTCTTGGTATTTTCGTACCAACCGGAGCCAGAGTACCAAGTTTAGTCATGGAGCGACTGTATTGTAGCTTGAACGAATTGTTAGAGGATCATTCGGTTATCCCAATGGAGATAAAATTAAACCTTCTGCATGGTACTGGCTTGGGCCTGAGATACTTACACAGCAGAAATCCCCCTATCATTCACCGTGACTTGTCTAGTAAAAACATATTAATTACAAAGAGCATGGAAGCCAAGATTGCTGATCTTGGAACAATTCGTTTTGCTGACCAATCAATGCTAATGAGCTTGGCACCTGGCACAGTAGATTTTATGCCCCCCGAGGCTCTGACAATGACTCCTGACCGGGAGTATGGAACTGGACTAGATATATTTTCTTTTGGTTGTGttatgcttcatcttttctcaCATAGATGGCCTAGAGCTATGCCACAGCCTTCTAATCGTATGCTCACTGAAATTGAAAGACGGAGTGAATATCTTAAAACAGTACCTGAAACAGTAAGTGACATTATTGTACCCATTATTATATCTTGTCTTGAAAACATTCCCAACGACCGACCAATAGTGGAAGAAATATGTGACCAACTGGAAACACTGGTTGTTAATAGGAAATACACTTTACCCGAGAGCATGCTTCATGCATACTTGATGCTACAAGAGACTAAGCAAGAAGTCAAAGAGCAAGCCATCAAGTTGATCAGTAAAGACATTGAGATTCAAATGAAAGATGCTACAATGGAAAAGCTTATGTGTGAAATGTCACAGCTAAAGATTGCACCATCTCGATCTCAG ACAAGCAAGAGCAGTACCAGGCTATGGAGCTCCCTTGAGTTAAAGTGGAGCCAGTGTGCCAGTTTACCCCTAAAATGTTGGGCAACCTCTGTTGCTGAGCTAGATGGAAAAGTGTATGCATCTATAGAAGGACCTTCTTGTGGCTATGTTGATCCCATCATGTTTGACTCTAATCTAAATAAGTGGTTCATATTACCATCATTACCATGTAGTAGGTATAGTTTTGCTGTTGTCCCAAACAAAAAACATGTGTTGGCTATTGGAGGAAGAACAATAAGTAATGGTTTACTAGAATTGAGCTGTAAAGTGTTCTTATGGGATGAAAAGTATGGAAAATGGCTCACTCCATACCCTGACATGCCCACAGCACGTTTTGACTGTTCTTCTATTGGTTATCAATCAAGTGTCATTGTAGCTGGAGGTATTAGTTGCCTAGAGCCATGGACCATTTCAAGAGTAGTTGAGGTTCTTCAAGTGAATGACAGTTTTCTTCCTGACTCACAGTGGAGTGTGGTTGAGCCACTCCCACACATCGTCCATGAAGCTGTCCCATTGATTTTTGGTGAAAAGGTTTATTTTGCTGTTGGGTATGATGAACACAGAGGTAGCACATGCACTATTGTCGCTGCTCACTTGCCAGCCTTGCTTCATGAACCTGCAGCATTTCAAGCATGGGAAAAAATCCCTGATTTGCCATATTCTTGTCCTTCTATTACATACCATGAAAATCACTTGTTAACATTTGGTGGAGATTGTTTAATAGAGCAACCAGAGGAAGACAAACCAGTTTGGGAGTACGTTTCACTGATAAACATTTATAACCCAGAATTAAAGTCTTGGTGCTGCGTTGGTGAAATACCTCATGGATATTACTTGGGGAAGTCAGTTCACATCGGTGGAAACAAAATATTGTTCATTGGAGGTCTTGTTGGAAAACTCTCTGTTTGTGACGAAAGCCTTTTAACTGTGTGCTCAGTGCTTACCATTACACCAAAGGATACAATTTGA
- the LOC136243011 gene encoding uncharacterized protein isoform X2, which translates to MVEIHRHCVNCVWRHCKFSECTLVDCEYGCGAVTHQCKLQDHGELCPNRIVTCINVHYGCEELLPRYKIKSHLAHCPASVVRCKFTWEHVDRNILNTSVNGVPPHHGTHPLTTHDNSGENFVEKFLQSNLEHIVNNLESEESKEELCSKVFSTMIEPSSSYMAFPEEPYARYCSYGDRFQTEAKLTFVSSATPSACCFYITTKSVQRLQLRVLVQCDKTLRRDEFEQHYKMQHIKVHSALYGWLMHHCPFYEYGCNFSVPRFLPSPQCSFVFNNCSHVFTVKPITGVVAEDLPLVVYSGQQPVDNGHCVPYDLLGLLPVELLCIVLSYLDSGDLFCLSLTSRFLRNACHSMIKGNMVEMTWEHQNCKWKESTKILFYDDLK; encoded by the coding sequence ATGGTGGAAATTCATCGACACTGTGTTAATTGCGTATGGCGGCACTGTAAGTTTTCAGAATGCACTTTGGTGGATTGTGAGTATGGATGTGGAGCAGTTACTCATCAGTGCAAGCTGCAGGATCACGGGGAGTTGTGCCCGAACAGAATAGTTACTTGCATAAATGTGCATTACGGATGTGAGGAGTTGCTGCCACGATACAAGATTAAGTCACATTTAGCACATTGCCCCGCCTCTGTCGTTCGGTGCAAATTTACGTGGGAGCATGTTGATCGCAACATTTTGAATACTAGTGTCAACGGCGTCCCGCCGCACCACGGGACCCACCCCTTGACAACCCACGACAACAGTGGAGAAAATTTTGTAGAGAAATTTCTCCAAAGCAACTTGGAACATATTGTCAACAATTTGGAATCAGAGGAGTCCAAGGAGGAACTATGCTCCAAAGTGTTTAGTACAATGATAGAACCCAGTTCATCGTATATGGCCTTCCCTGAGGAGCCTTATGCTCGATATTGTTCTTACGGAGATCGTTTCCAAACGGAAGCTAAATTGACATTTGTTAGTTCTGCGACACCATCAGCGTGTTGTTTCTATATCACCACAAAGTCTGTTCAGCGTCTGCAGCTACGCGTCTTGGTGCAGTGTGACAAAACCTTGAGACGTGATGAGTTCGAGCAGCACTACAAAATGCAGCACATCAAAGTGCACAGTGCATTATATGGCTGGCTGATGCATCACTGTCCATTCTACGAGTATGGTTGCAACTTCAGTGTTCCACGGTTTTTGCCTTCTCCGCAATGCTCATTTGTATTCAACAACTGTTCACATGTCTTTACTGTCAAGCCAATAACTGGAGTTGTAGCAGAGGATTTGCCGCTGGTAGTCTACAGTGGTCAGCAACCAGTAGATAATGGTCATTGTGTGCCTTATGATTTACTTGGCCTATTACCTGTCGAATTACTATGCATTGTATTGAGTTATCTTGACTCTGGTGATCTGTTTTGCTTATCACTGACAAGTAGATTTTTAAGGAATGCTTGTCACAGCATGATCAAAGGCAACATGGTGGAGATGACATGGGAGCACCAAAATTGCAAGTGGAAGGAGTCAACAAAG